From the genome of Fusarium oxysporum f. sp. lycopersici 4287 chromosome 3, whole genome shotgun sequence, one region includes:
- a CDS encoding hypothetical protein (At least one base has a quality score < 10), translating to MLPDATIDSAAEKLAAFRNNNALNDILDQYAVLIKDYKRLKSDYEEEREGRERYKQLARGQERNPFALVVVDGDGYIFDERFVKDGEEGGSRAAKQLNDTIKDSLRRKGLESCEVMVRVYANLTGLSKALCKNGLAGAEKRSFSSFTAGFNRSYGLADFIDAGELKENADFKVKAILRLYADNAQCKHIYFAACHDVGYVSDLIPFRGNRERFTLIRTPSVLFHKEFDRLGMNIEELPGVFRHVPLTYAYSTAQTKTALASSTNISKVVNSPYTNSTIKGNSNDGNSVCSFYMQGNCRYGSGCKFSHVDSKTSSQSSTPSPSTIGTGTKNLAGDWGRGSSITKSNIESLPRKDDIPYGCVAINAAEDRLDAYLPPPDRDAARRLKMLSQGKRFCNNAQLYNSCESDNCGYEHAPIDKDLLPALEHLSRSVTCTRGGACRRANCVYGHVCQRADCRNRAGGKSHCRFRPRVCTADYSPVDCVAAVEQPMMSPVSALCRCRWTQRRDRRDRISGETSKQLQSTTVYLIGRAYILTRFGEGAHCSTSRASL from the coding sequence ATGCTTCCTGATGCGACAATCGACAGTGcagctgagaagcttgccgCGTTCCGAAATAACAACGCCCTCAACGATATTCTCGACCAGTACGCTGTTCTGATCAAAGACTATAAGCGTCTTAAAAGCGATTATGAAGAGGAGCGTGAGGGGAGAGAGCGCTACAAGCAGCTCGCAAGAGGTCAAGAGCGTAATCCTTTTGCTCTTGTAGTCGTTGACGGAGATGGTTACATCTTTGACGAACGCTTCGTCAAAGACGGTGAAGAAGGCGGGAGCAGAGCCGCCAAACAACTCAATGATACTATCAAAGATAGTCTACGCCGCAAAGGTCTCGAATCCTGCGAGGTCATGGTCCGCGTCTACGCCAACCTCACAGGCCTATCAAAAGCACTTTGCAAAAACGGTCTCGCCGGTGCAGAGAAGCGatcattctcatcattcACAGCTGGATTTAACCGATCTTACGGTCTCGCTGATTTTATCGACGCGGGCGAATTAAAAGAAAACGCCGATTTTAAAGTCAAAGCCATTCTCCGTCTCTACGCCGACAACGCCCAGTGCAAGCATATTTACTTCGCGGCCTGCCATGATGTGGGCTACGTATCCGATCTTATCCCCTTTAGGGGCAACCGTGAAAGATTCACGCTTATTCGAACGCCGAGTGTGTTGTTTCATAAGGAGTTTGACAGACTTGGCATGAACATTGAAGAACTCCCTGGTGTATTCCGCCATGTACCACTCACATACGCTTATTCTACTGCGCAAACAAAGACGGCTCTTGCGTCGTCCACCAATATCAGTAAAGTCGTCAACTCACCATACACAAATTCTACGATCAAAGGAAACTCGAATGATGGGAACTCGGTCTGCAGCTTTTACATGCAAGGGAATTGCCGATATGGCAGCGGCTGCAAGTTCTCTCACGTCGACAGTAAAACATCCAGTCAGAGTAGTACACCCTCGCCGTCAACTATCGGCACAGGCACAAAGAACCTGGCAGGTGATTGGGGACGCGGCTCCAGTATCACCAAGAGTAATATCGAGTCCCTACCTCGAAAGGACGACATCCCATATGGATGCGTGGCCATCAATGCAGCCGAGGACCGTCTCGACGCTTACTTGCCCCCACCTGACCGTGATGCCGCAAGACGTCTCAAGATGCTATCGCAGGGGAAGAGATTCTGCAATAATGCACAGCTGTATAATTCATGCGAGAGCGACAACTGTGGATATGAACATGCACCAATTGATAAAGACCTGCTCCCAGCGCTTGAACATCTCTCACGTTCTGTAACTTGTACGCGTGGGGGAGCTTGCCGCAGAGCAAACTGTGTTTATGGCCATGTGTGTCAGCGGGCAGATTGCCGTAACCGAGCTGGCGGAAAGAGCCATTGTCGGTTCCGCCCGCGAGTTTGCACCGCAGACTATTCTCCTGTCGACTGCGTTGCGGCAGTTGAACAGCCTATGATGTCCCCCGTCTCTGCGCTCTGTAGATGTCGATGGACGCAACGACGAGACCGGAGGGACCGAATCTCTGGGGAGACCAGTAAACAACTACAATCTACAACGGTATACCTGATAGGACGGGCATACATATTAACGCGGTTTGGTGAAGGGGCTCATTGCTCTACCTCGAGGGCCTCATTATAG